The DNA segment CCTAACTACCCTCCTTGCCTCgttggagcagttttctcagggttacttgagatggtGTCTCCCAGGGTTAAGTCCtcattttgtcccaaataaaacctaactctcaaaaaaacaataaacaaacaaaaagcccattGTGAGTGACATAACCAATACCTTGGAATGTGCCAATCACATAGCTTATTTTCTATAAAGGCTCATTGGTGATTGGATAAGTATATTCCTTAAATTCCTTCTTAGAAACTAATGTTACTCTTGGTTGTATACCAGTATTGGAAGAGACTTTTTGGTAAGGAAAATTCAGTTGTGGTATTTTATTTCCACATATTAGGTAGTGCCAAGATTTATCTCTTATAATTGTGAAGGACAGATACAAGCCAATTTACACAAAAGCAGCAGCATATCCCTTTGGAGAATTTCAGACTTTAAGCCCTTGAGACACAGGCAACAGATATAAAATCATCACTATCTTTAGGCTCTGTTCTCACCAACATTATGTATGCTAAAGTCAAGAGAGCAAAAAAGAAAGTTCCTATTAGAGAAGGAAGGAGTTTCTTAATATTTGAAAGTCAGACTTAGTTCTGTCCATTAACATTAATGGTGAGTAATATTTTCACCAACAACTGCATAAAAAGCCTGCTGACTTCCTTTATCTTCTATAGAACAGATACTTTAGtgactgttattttcttttattccagtTGTTGGTTATAATTTCAGTCAGAAAATGAGAAGCCTGCCAAAAcccttatttcttaattttctggtAAGAAATTTTCTTGTACCATGGTATTTAATTTAAGATCTCTAAAACATgggtttaaaaaagtaaattctgaAATGAGCTCATACAAAGGACATTATGAGATATTGTAATTGCTATTTACATAACTTATTTGTAATATAGAGAACTATCTGAGCTCACCACAATCAATGCAAAAtcagttgaaaatattttatttaaattatgtccaggaagaaaaaaaaagtaagtaaaatgaTAAAGGGAGATATCAAAAAGTTGTAACTAATTTGGTAATATCATTAACAATAAAATGTCCTGGATATTGTGGAGATCACAGACTACATTTAGGGgtagtaagaaaaatatttttgtaattctgtGCATTTGAAAATCTAGAATATAGGCTCAGATATATCTCAAATATACATATCTtctatactctaataaatttgATAACTcttaaatgaatataattttggAATGATTAGTTTTAGGTAGTTTTCTTCCAAGAAAATATGAGCAAATATATTGCATTCCAAGCATCCGTTCACAatagtttctttttcatgtattttttagctATCTACATtattcaaagaattttaaaaagtatctagaTGATAGCCAGCTAGCTAGCTAAATAGATTTGTATATCTATttagggaaagagagagacagaaacaaagagagaggtggacagagacagaaaaacagagagagagaatgaatgacattaataaaaataaagaacactagCCAATCtaggaaggaaacaaaatattaacaaaattgcAAGATTTAAATGAAGgagtattttaatgaaaattgtgCACTGAACAAAGTGGCACACATATATCAATAGACATGTCAGtttatttcaacattttactCTAAATTGATTCACccaaatttcaaaacaaatatattttctttattttattcagcTATTTTAATTGGATTCTTAAATGAATAGGGAATAGTTGTTGATTgttgaatggaaaagacaggccATTAGCTAATGGTCTCAATTATGGCATTAAAGCAATAATACCAGAAACATGTTGAGACAAGACTAGATAACTAGAAGAGagataagtttatatatatatagatattttatatatgcatatctatgtatatttttGCATCTGTCTATGTCTATAACAATGCCTTTTTGATGTCTTCACCATCAAAGTTTTGGTCAATTTTAAATCAAGTAGAGAAATACGTGGAATTTTCCCTTTAATATGGGGTTATATTTAggcaaaatatttgcaaagatttcaTGATCTAGGAAACATTTTTCAATTGTAGGAAAATTATATTAGTAattaaaagtcagagaaagaaaatacagttttatagACAGAAATTTAACCTTTCACATATTTCTACATTTTGTATTAATAAGTATAACCTCATAAACAtttatgtgtgtatctatctcTTTCTAGCTTTCTATCATTGTGTCTAAGCATAtggattttgaaaattaattgaaaaactttaaaaaagtgaaatctaGGTAACCAAAATGATAAGAGAGTGTGAAGGAAGAATTATAGAAactcaaaagaccaaaagaagaaattatgggATATGACATTTAATCAATTGTACAATAACCTAAAATCTTATAAGTAATaagaagagatttaaaaagtataagaaggaatgaaatgtAAAGTAGAGAGgagaaaattctttatttcatggtttatttttaagatgaaaatcagcaaataattttaagtaaaacagttgatttaaagacaaaaaatgaaaagcaagtgGATATAATATATGAGATGGGATCAATGGATACTCTATATTGGTCCCCTTATTTTCATTAATATGTGAATTAGATTGTTATTTATGAGACCAGGTTGCATTTTGTTGTGAATCTGAAACAATTTGCTATGTACTTGCATAGCATTATGACATTTGGGcacacaaaaagaagaagaagtaaagacgataaaataatacatacaaacatatgATTAATAAATTGAACTGTATTGATGGAGAAAGTATactgttgaaattattttttatttctctctttttcatgcACATACACAACACATTCATTATATGATGAACATTAAATAGAAACAcctaaagtttttatttctcagttttattgaAGGAAAATATACTATATTTAGAATTCTTgataatttaaacaattttttttctttttttcacacagAATGTTTCATCAAAATGAACAATATCTCAGTGCTAACAGAATTTCTTCTCTTGGGTTtttctggcacatggaggtttcagTTCTTACAATCTgtgttttttataataatttaccTGGCAGCCCTAATGGGAAATAGCCTCATTATTGCCATCACATCCTTAGACCCAtccctccacacacccatgtactacTTCTTAAGAAATCTGTCCCTGTTTGATATTTGCCTTGTTTCAGCTGTTGTGcctaaaattgtttttaactCTTTGATACAAAGGAATTCCATCTCATTTCTTAGCTGTGTCATCCAGGTCTTTCTGGTACCTTTTTCAGCAGTGGCAGAATTGTTGCTCCTCACAGGAATGTCCATTGACCGCTACACTGCCATTTGCCATCCCCTGCACTATGAAGTCATTATGAACAGGGACAGGTGTGTCCAGATTGTTGcactgtcttggctcagtggtggCTTGTTATCTGCTATGCACACAACAGGAACCTTTTCCTTATCATACTGTGGCCTCAACAAAATCCAGCAATTCTTCTGTGATATTCCCCAGCTGTTAGCTATTACTTGCTCAAAGAATATAACTGCAGAAATTGTGCTCATTCTTGTTAATGCAGTCTtggatttctgttgctttctgtGCATCATAATCTCATACATATACATCTTCTCCACTGTCAAAAAGATTCCATCCATAGAGGGACAGTCAAAAGTCTATTCTACTTGCCTCCCACACCTGGCAGTTGTTGCACTTTTTCTTTCAACTGCTTTTGTTGCTTATTTGAAACCTATTTTAGGGTCCACTTCATTCACTGATCTCATTCTatcttctttctatatttttctgcCCCCTTCCCTTAATCCCATTATATACAGCTTAAGAAACAAGGCCATAAAGGCAGGTTTAGATAAGCTGGTCACTAGAAAGCTATTGACAAAGGAGAATATTCTTATGTTTCTCCAATAATAGAGACACGTCATAATATATGCCTAAATTCAGGATTAATCTGGCTGGTTTGTTGTGCTTATCTTCAGGGTTACCAGGAATTATAGTGATGATTCTTGATCAAACTGGAATAAAATATGATATCTAGTATGAATGAAGCTGAATTCAGGTCTGACAGCACCAGCTTTGGAACATTGCTTGAAAAATTGCACGTTCATAGTTTGTACCTAGTTACTATTAGTTTATCTTGATTTCTGCTTAATAAATCATTTTACACATTCTGGTTTTGGATACTTGACTGGAGATTATATTCCTAGTTGAAAGAGACTGAATACCCAGGTGTCCTGATTTGTATTCTGGAAAAGAAGCACATTCTCTGTTTCTAAGAATGGCCCCT comes from the Phacochoerus africanus isolate WHEZ1 chromosome 4, ROS_Pafr_v1, whole genome shotgun sequence genome and includes:
- the LOC125124579 gene encoding olfactory receptor 14A16-like codes for the protein MNNISVLTEFLLLGFSGTWRFQFLQSVFFIIIYLAALMGNSLIIAITSLDPSLHTPMYYFLRNLSLFDICLVSAVVPKIVFNSLIQRNSISFLSCVIQVFLVPFSAVAELLLLTGMSIDRYTAICHPLHYEVIMNRDRCVQIVALSWLSGGLLSAMHTTGTFSLSYCGLNKIQQFFCDIPQLLAITCSKNITAEIVLILVNAVLDFCCFLCIIISYIYIFSTVKKIPSIEGQSKVYSTCLPHLAVVALFLSTAFVAYLKPILGSTSFTDLILSSFYIFLPPSLNPIIYSLRNKAIKAGLDKLVTRKLLTKENILMFLQ